The proteins below are encoded in one region of bacterium:
- a CDS encoding homocysteine S-methyltransferase family protein: MAKQSIVAAVKSGRILVSDGAWGTFLQKKGMQPGECPELWCVTHRDAVMDIARGYIEAGSDMIETDSFGGTRCKLEHFGLASRTAELNQAAAAISREAAGPEKWVIASVGPTGMMTAMGDVTEADFYAFFKEQVMALEAGGADAICIETMSALDESVAAIRAARENTGCEVICTLTYERTQQGTYRTMMGVSPTEAARATVEAGAHIIGTNCGNGMERMLDIVKELKLAAPTTPIMVQANAGLPKNVNGVDVFPETPADMAARVAELVASGAVIIGGCCGTTPAHIAALKQAVNRLKP; this comes from the coding sequence ATGGCAAAGCAATCCATTGTTGCGGCGGTGAAATCGGGGCGGATTCTGGTATCCGATGGAGCCTGGGGAACCTTCCTGCAGAAAAAGGGCATGCAGCCCGGCGAGTGCCCCGAATTGTGGTGTGTCACCCATCGGGACGCCGTGATGGATATCGCCCGAGGCTATATTGAGGCCGGTTCCGATATGATTGAAACAGATAGCTTTGGCGGAACCCGCTGCAAACTGGAACATTTCGGGTTGGCTTCCCGTACGGCGGAGCTGAACCAGGCGGCGGCGGCCATTTCGCGCGAGGCGGCCGGCCCGGAGAAGTGGGTGATCGCCTCGGTCGGGCCGACGGGCATGATGACAGCCATGGGTGATGTCACGGAAGCCGATTTCTATGCCTTTTTCAAGGAGCAGGTCATGGCGCTGGAGGCTGGGGGGGCTGATGCGATCTGTATTGAGACCATGAGCGCCCTGGATGAGTCGGTGGCCGCCATCCGAGCGGCCCGGGAGAACACTGGATGTGAAGTGATCTGCACGCTGACCTATGAGCGAACCCAGCAGGGGACCTATCGCACCATGATGGGGGTTTCACCCACCGAGGCGGCGCGTGCCACCGTGGAGGCGGGTGCCCACATCATCGGCACCAACTGCGGCAACGGGATGGAGCGGATGCTTGATATCGTCAAGGAACTCAAACTGGCGGCGCCGACTACGCCCATTATGGTTCAGGCCAATGCCGGATTGCCTAAAAATGTGAATGGCGTGGATGTGTTTCCGGAAACCCCCGCCGACATGGCGGCACGGGTTGCGGAACTGGTCGCATCGGGTGCTGTGATTATTGGCGGCTGTTGCGGGACCACCCCGGCCCATATCGCCGCCCTCAAGCAGGCGGTCAACCGCTTGAAGCCCTGA
- the nadD gene encoding nicotinate-nucleotide adenylyltransferase — MDTNRHRPRLGVLGGTFNPVHLGHLIMAQDAIEHFELSKVVFLPCAQPPHKSQNELTPAHHRLAMLEGAIEGDLQFEVSDMELRRGGISYTIDSMRGLAKEHPDCDLCFIIGADSLVELHLWKDILLLLQLCRIVTLARPGIDLAVLGALELNLPPPWPGRLLADVRVGHLVNISSTDIRYRAAEGMSIRYLVSPAVDMYISEHSLYRR; from the coding sequence GTGGATACCAACCGACATCGCCCGAGGCTTGGGGTACTGGGGGGAACGTTCAACCCGGTCCATTTGGGACATTTAATCATGGCTCAGGATGCGATTGAGCATTTTGAGCTCTCAAAAGTGGTGTTTTTACCCTGCGCCCAGCCACCCCACAAATCTCAGAACGAGTTGACGCCCGCCCATCATCGCCTAGCCATGCTGGAAGGGGCGATTGAAGGGGATCTCCAGTTCGAGGTGTCTGACATGGAACTCCGGCGGGGGGGTATTTCCTATACCATTGACTCCATGCGTGGGCTGGCGAAAGAGCATCCGGATTGCGATTTATGTTTCATCATCGGGGCCGATTCACTGGTGGAATTGCACCTCTGGAAGGATATCCTCCTGTTGCTTCAGCTTTGCCGGATAGTGACCCTGGCCAGGCCGGGCATCGATCTGGCCGTTCTGGGGGCTTTGGAGCTTAACCTCCCGCCCCCCTGGCCGGGCCGGCTCCTGGCCGATGTCCGGGTCGGTCATCTGGTTAATATCTCCTCCACGGATATCCGCTACCGGGCGGCTGAGGGAATGTCGATTCGATATCTTGTATCTCCTGCCGTAGACATGTATATTAGTGAGCATTCCCTATACAGGAGATGA
- the rsfS gene encoding ribosome silencing factor has product MRCAKEALLSKKAANITVFDVRTTSPVTDYYMIASGATAAQLKAMANAVSTSIKDTGYKIRVSGVPDDGWVVVDLFDVVIHIFQTETRDYYSIEELWADNPRVE; this is encoded by the coding sequence ATGCGTTGTGCGAAAGAAGCCTTGCTGTCAAAGAAGGCGGCCAATATCACAGTATTTGATGTCCGGACGACATCTCCTGTGACCGACTATTACATGATCGCGTCCGGTGCGACTGCCGCCCAATTGAAGGCCATGGCAAACGCTGTGTCCACCAGTATCAAGGACACGGGATATAAAATCCGCGTGAGTGGTGTTCCGGATGATGGCTGGGTGGTAGTGGATTTGTTTGATGTGGTTATACACATTTTCCAGACAGAGACCCGCGACTATTATTCAATAGAAGAGTTGTGGGCTGACAATCCTCGTGTGGAGTAG
- a CDS encoding zf-HC2 domain-containing protein: protein MNCTDMASLVLLQDSGELLPGQQRELDEHLSTCGACRMLKADLGILRNTLQAEASQRTGPSRQTLTLIRKASKRGTSPAPRVISAPWRIALATAASLALCLTTLRFSISPTPPAAQAALATEIIPLIAIITGVDHGLLTMEGDDTELTVMANELLRLQEMAIEWPVDKYESPTPHEDCQPTTLLLNNSRGSLSGKCV, encoded by the coding sequence ATGAACTGCACCGATATGGCCTCACTTGTACTGTTGCAGGATTCCGGAGAACTCCTCCCGGGCCAGCAGCGGGAACTGGATGAGCATTTGAGTACCTGCGGGGCCTGCCGCATGTTGAAGGCGGATCTGGGCATCCTGAGGAACACCCTTCAAGCCGAAGCAAGCCAGCGGACCGGCCCTTCCCGGCAGACCTTAACCCTCATCCGGAAGGCCTCCAAACGCGGGACTTCACCTGCCCCCCGGGTCATCTCAGCGCCTTGGCGGATCGCGCTGGCCACGGCGGCCAGCCTCGCCCTGTGTTTGACAACGCTCAGGTTCTCCATCTCCCCTACCCCGCCCGCCGCCCAGGCCGCACTGGCGACCGAAATCATCCCGCTGATCGCCATCATCACAGGGGTGGATCACGGGCTTCTGACAATGGAAGGGGATGACACAGAATTGACGGTCATGGCCAATGAGCTGTTACGGCTGCAGGAAATGGCCATCGAGTGGCCCGTCGACAAATATGAGAGTCCTACTCCACACGAGGATTGTCAGCCCACAACTCTTCTATTGAATAATAGTCGCGGGTCTCTGTCTGGAAAATGTGTATAA
- a CDS encoding sigma-70 family RNA polymerase sigma factor: MEISDEYLINLYVKGDINALDQLIVRYKKPLYSFLWRLTASSTEVEEIFQETWLRVIQKAAGFEQYRFKGWIFKIAYNLVIDRSRMKRGHLSLDQTSEYSEGLETLGDTIPAPGPSPDGQAANGDLKTALAQALASLPAEQKDVFVLRMEADMTFKEIAELQGTSINTALARMQYALAKLRNLLSPLYGADERTR; encoded by the coding sequence TTGGAAATCAGCGATGAATATCTGATTAATCTGTATGTGAAGGGCGATATCAACGCGCTGGATCAGCTGATTGTACGCTATAAAAAGCCGTTATACAGCTTCTTATGGAGGCTGACGGCCTCGAGCACTGAAGTGGAGGAGATTTTCCAGGAGACTTGGCTACGGGTGATTCAGAAGGCCGCCGGGTTCGAGCAATACCGTTTTAAAGGGTGGATTTTTAAAATCGCCTATAACTTGGTGATCGACCGGAGCCGGATGAAACGAGGCCATTTAAGCCTCGACCAGACGTCAGAGTATTCAGAGGGGCTCGAGACCCTGGGCGACACCATCCCCGCCCCGGGACCCAGTCCTGACGGGCAGGCGGCCAATGGTGACCTGAAAACGGCACTCGCCCAGGCGCTGGCGTCTCTGCCTGCGGAACAAAAGGATGTGTTTGTGTTGAGAATGGAAGCGGATATGACCTTTAAAGAAATTGCGGAGTTACAAGGGACTTCAATCAACACGGCTCTGGCCAGAATGCAGTATGCCTTGGCCAAATTGCGGAATTTATTGAGCCCTCTCTATGGGGCTGACGAAAGGACACGATGA
- the rpsT gene encoding 30S ribosomal protein S20 — translation MPNIKQAGKRAKQALVRRVRNRSTKSEIATSRRVFVDAVESKDKSKALKEFSAFCSILDKSAKRGIIKPNTADRRKARAAAMVSKVG, via the coding sequence ATGCCGAATATCAAACAAGCAGGCAAGCGCGCCAAACAGGCGCTGGTCCGGCGGGTGCGGAATCGCAGCACCAAGAGTGAGATTGCTACTTCGCGACGCGTCTTCGTTGATGCCGTGGAGTCCAAGGACAAGAGCAAAGCCCTGAAGGAATTCAGTGCGTTCTGCTCGATTCTCGACAAGTCCGCCAAGCGGGGGATCATCAAGCCGAATACAGCCGATCGCCGCAAGGCACGGGCTGCCGCGATGGTCTCCAAGGTCGGCTGA
- the lptE gene encoding LPS assembly lipoprotein LptE, translated as MKRNNISTSVFLLAILGLLVITGGCAGYKLGNTLPPGVTSITIPVFINDTKEPGLETTVTAATIQEFQKDGSMKVVQKSQANSLLEVRIKKSTLEPLRYRRDQAVTANEYRLTLTADVIVKKLPSNEIMVNATGVIGFTTFQVLADLPSARRAALPKAAADLGQRIVKSVTEYW; from the coding sequence ATGAAAAGAAATAACATCTCCACTTCTGTCTTCTTATTGGCCATCCTTGGACTGCTCGTGATCACAGGCGGGTGTGCCGGCTATAAGCTGGGAAACACCCTCCCTCCGGGAGTCACCTCCATCACCATTCCCGTCTTTATTAATGACACCAAGGAGCCCGGTCTGGAAACGACCGTCACGGCGGCCACGATTCAGGAGTTCCAGAAGGATGGCTCCATGAAAGTGGTCCAGAAGTCCCAGGCGAACAGTCTTCTGGAAGTGAGGATCAAGAAATCCACGCTTGAACCGCTGCGCTACCGGCGCGATCAGGCGGTCACGGCGAATGAATACCGCCTGACATTGACGGCCGATGTGATCGTCAAAAAACTCCCCAGCAACGAGATCATGGTTAATGCCACGGGGGTCATTGGCTTTACCACCTTCCAGGTATTGGCCGATCTGCCCAGCGCCCGTCGCGCGGCGCTCCCGAAAGCCGCCGCCGATCTCGGCCAGCGAATCGTGAAAAGCGTCACCGAGTACTGGTAA
- a CDS encoding tetratricopeptide repeat protein, with translation MRFIAHIILLMSLVLPCLANYDNMPTPPPTTAYSQTKEDDKPRVKRGVHWYRHPQCKTAPQQMQLALTFSKDGRYRKAANAYQALVYAWPDSPEAPKAQLALAEVQELRQRYIKAFDEYQYLFEYYPGQFDYQDILSRQFKLANYMMKTPKGAFLFFPGFEAPERALPMYEKIIKNAPTGPQAATAQLNVGIIHELNDEEEEAVTAYEILQNRYNDLNLAAQASFREAHCLVKLHEQRPNDEDACNAARAALIQYITTYPSHSNVEQARGFLKTLNEKQAQRAYNLARYYQTIAHRPKSAIIAYEDFLRKYSGSPLAANAKEQLAILNKDITSHEKK, from the coding sequence ATGCGCTTTATCGCTCACATTATATTGCTGATGTCTCTCGTTCTGCCCTGTCTGGCAAACTACGACAACATGCCCACCCCGCCCCCCACCACGGCCTACTCCCAAACCAAGGAGGATGACAAGCCCCGGGTCAAACGAGGGGTGCACTGGTACCGGCATCCTCAATGCAAAACAGCGCCACAACAAATGCAATTAGCCCTCACCTTTTCCAAGGACGGCCGTTACCGCAAGGCAGCCAACGCGTATCAAGCGCTGGTCTATGCCTGGCCGGACTCCCCCGAGGCCCCGAAAGCCCAGCTGGCCCTGGCAGAGGTGCAGGAACTCCGCCAGCGTTACATCAAGGCGTTTGATGAGTACCAGTACCTGTTTGAATACTATCCGGGCCAATTCGACTATCAGGATATTCTCAGCCGGCAATTCAAGCTCGCCAATTACATGATGAAAACCCCCAAAGGGGCCTTTCTCTTCTTCCCGGGCTTTGAAGCCCCGGAACGCGCCCTTCCCATGTATGAGAAAATCATCAAGAATGCGCCCACCGGTCCTCAGGCCGCCACGGCCCAGCTGAATGTAGGCATCATTCACGAACTGAACGACGAAGAGGAAGAGGCGGTCACCGCTTACGAGATCCTGCAGAACCGCTATAACGATCTCAATCTGGCCGCCCAGGCGTCTTTCCGCGAGGCGCATTGCCTCGTCAAGCTTCATGAACAGCGGCCCAATGATGAAGACGCCTGCAATGCCGCCCGGGCCGCCCTGATCCAGTATATCACCACCTACCCGAGCCATTCCAATGTGGAACAGGCACGCGGCTTCCTTAAGACCCTGAATGAAAAGCAGGCCCAGCGGGCCTATAACCTGGCCCGTTACTACCAGACCATTGCGCACCGACCCAAATCCGCCATTATCGCCTATGAAGATTTTTTACGGAAATATTCGGGGTCCCCTCTGGCCGCGAATGCTAAAGAACAACTCGCGATCTTGAACAAGGATATCACTTCCCATGAAAAGAAATAA
- a CDS encoding phosphatidylglycerophosphatase A: MMKKLTILFSTGFGLGHSPLFPGSVGCLLGIPLVWAIQQAGLRLGSEIPFHIAVAVLLSLIAIPICHVGEKAAGTKDPHCVVADEYLTFPISMIGLPFSPVMIAISFVTNRILDIIKPYPARQLQALPGGLGITIDDVFSATYSLALNHAAYWVLLNRGWL; encoded by the coding sequence ATGATGAAAAAACTGACCATTTTGTTTTCCACGGGCTTCGGCCTCGGCCACAGCCCCCTCTTCCCGGGTTCCGTGGGGTGCCTGCTGGGAATCCCGCTGGTCTGGGCAATCCAACAAGCCGGCCTCCGGCTGGGAAGCGAGATCCCCTTCCATATCGCCGTGGCCGTCCTGCTCAGCCTGATTGCCATCCCTATCTGCCATGTCGGCGAAAAAGCCGCCGGCACCAAGGATCCCCATTGCGTGGTGGCCGACGAATACCTGACCTTCCCCATCAGTATGATCGGCCTGCCGTTTTCACCCGTCATGATTGCCATTTCCTTCGTCACCAACCGGATTCTGGACATTATCAAGCCCTATCCCGCCCGCCAACTGCAAGCCCTGCCCGGCGGCCTGGGCATCACCATTGATGACGTCTTCTCCGCAACCTACAGCCTGGCCCTAAACCATGCCGCCTACTGGGTCCTGCTGAACCGCGGTTGGCTGTAA
- a CDS encoding GtrA family protein, with protein sequence MKHILVQFKGNENHTPFIQFIKYGISGGISTLVHICLFYWMATQILPALNAHDLIASLLHLTVPEVSQGIRARNSMIDNTVAFLFSNLTAYIINIYWVFSPGRHHPVLEFLFFFGVSGIAILIGSTMMGFLIHTYGTTTTTAFLANIMVSLMINFFIRKHIIFKD encoded by the coding sequence ATGAAGCATATCCTAGTCCAGTTCAAAGGGAACGAGAACCATACCCCGTTCATTCAGTTCATCAAATACGGAATCTCAGGCGGAATTTCAACGCTGGTTCACATCTGCCTGTTCTACTGGATGGCCACGCAAATCCTGCCCGCCTTGAATGCGCACGACCTGATTGCCTCGTTGCTCCACCTTACGGTCCCCGAAGTGTCACAAGGCATCCGGGCCCGGAACTCCATGATCGACAATACCGTGGCGTTTCTGTTTTCAAACCTGACCGCCTATATCATCAATATCTACTGGGTGTTTTCCCCGGGCCGCCATCACCCCGTGCTCGAGTTCCTGTTCTTTTTCGGGGTGTCAGGGATTGCCATCCTGATCGGCAGCACCATGATGGGCTTTTTGATCCACACCTACGGGACCACCACCACCACGGCGTTCCTGGCGAATATCATGGTCTCCCTGATGATCAATTTCTTTATCCGGAAACACATTATTTTCAAAGACTGA